The following coding sequences are from one Ornithodoros turicata isolate Travis chromosome 1, ASM3712646v1, whole genome shotgun sequence window:
- the LOC135378040 gene encoding uncharacterized protein LOC135378040 produces the protein MYLVIIAKYKDVLAHGLHTVLQPMINDLITLGQSGMQYKKNGEACIAYVFVQAFCGDNLSMNKLGGFSSSFRSGHVCRFCLALATDLHATTREELCVLRTKATRAQHLLAISVNPANSRLYGVNDRSPLLNLDYFDVTLQLPPDVMHDLFEGCFAFIMHHVLKGLVDAGVIDVGDLAKTASFACGFHDNRNKPQELTAAFLSDHHTLTGTAAQKWCLFRLLSLIFTSSITEGNEHWKLYLMFRAIVDITLAEEMPVDCVAYLEVAIQDFVKSFVVQYPSARVIPKMHYLVHYPRMMVALGPLRYYWCMRFEAKHQYFKSVALKVKNFRNICKTLAYRHQLVQCYYLHESPLDQDLKTQGAKESASSSVQPCVQELAGEAQIWEVKTATFHGTTYRKRYVLVAEKGDVPRFSQICALYVIRGKLYLLLDDLIVHGFWRHRCLCKVSSSGTLRIGFPGQEASHHMLDLYFGGKVMPMWDLMGDE, from the coding sequence ATGTATCTGGTGATCATTGCAAAATATAAAGATGTTCTGGCACATGGTTTACACACAGTTCTCCAGCCTATGATTAATGACCTCATCACTCTTGGTCAAAGTGGAATGCAATACAAAAAGAATGGTGAGGCATGCATTGCTTATGTCTTCGTGCAAGCATTTTGTGGAGACAACCTCTCAATGAACAAGCTGGGCGGCTTCTCGTCATCCTTTCGTAGTGGACATGTGTGTCGCTTTTGTTTAGCGCTAGCAACGGATCTTCATGCCACCACCAGAGAAGAGCTCTGTGTGCTTCGGACAAAGGCTACCCGCGCTCAACATCTCTTGGCAATATCAGTGAATCCTGCTAACAGTAGGCTGTACGGAGTTAATGACAGGTCACCACTTCTAAATCTGGATTATTTTGACGTTACACTGCAACTTCCACCAGATGTAATGCATGACCTATTCGAAGGTTGCTTTGCCTTCATAATGCACCATGTTTTGAAGGGTTTGGTTGATGCAGGTGTGATTGACGTTGGTGACCTTGCTAAGACTGCCTCGTTTGCCTGTGGATTCCACGACAACCGCAATAAACCACAAGAGCTCACTGCTGCCTTCCTCTCGGATCACCATACTCTTACAGGCACAGCAGCGCAAAAGTGGTGCCTGTTCCGCCTTCTATCTTTAATATTTACTTCAAGCATAACGGAAGGCAATGAACACTGGAAGCTGTACCTAATGTTCCGTGCTATAGTTGACATCACGCTTGCTGAGGAAATGCCCGTGGACTGTGTCGCATATCTTGAAGTAGCAATTCAGGATTTTGTTAAATCCTTTGTTGTACAGTACCCTTCAGCCCGGGTTATTCCTAAAATGCACTATCTCGTGCACTATCCACGAATGATGGTAGCCTTGGGCCCTCTGAGATATTATTGGTGCATGCGTTTTGAGGCTAAACATCAATATTTCAAGAGTGTGGCGTTAAAAGTGAAGAACTTCAGAAATATTTGTAAGACTCTAGCCTACCGACATCAGCTCGTGCAATGTTATTACCTTCATGAGTCTCCTCTTGACCAAGACCTCAAAACACAGGGAGCTAAAGAATCGGCTAGTTCTTCTGTACAGCCTTGTGTGCAAGAATTGGCAGGAGAAGCGCAAATTTGGGAAGTGAAAACTGCTACTTTCCATGGAACCACATACAGAAAAAGATACGTCTTGGTGGCTGAGAAGGGTGATGTACCCCGTTTTTCTCAAATTTGTGCCCTCTACGTTATTCGAGGGAAGCTTTACCTTCTTTTAGATGACCTCATTGTACATGGCTTCTGGAGGCACAGGTGCCTCTGCAAAGTGTCCTCAAGTGGTACATTGAGAATTGGCTTTCCTGGACAAGAAGCATCTCATCACATGCTGGACCTATATTTCGGGGGAAAAGTAATGCCA